The Zygosaccharomyces rouxii strain CBS732 chromosome A complete sequence genome window below encodes:
- the RRT14 gene encoding Rrt14p (similar to uniprot|P40470 Saccharomyces cerevisiae YIL127C Hypothetical ORF) translates to MSSNVSQLHANDAVKGLLAKMLPGAVQSAENSAQKTKQKQKGSKAQLIDRNLKRRVQLQELDVEKLKKKQSRIRRRDLQKQRRGQEEIKQLAELEVLERHRKEGKLTKKETKHLNRLVNVNAERAKSWELDEDEKEDLLELQKYILEKTTSANRVAKSQKRRQKKKTFNDNKKGVSASMARRYPGLTPGLAPVDMSDEEESSEEEEEVEMKE, encoded by the coding sequence ATGTCTTCTAATGTTTCTCAGTTGCATGCGAATGATGCTGTCAAAGGACTGCTAGCCAAGATGCTACCAGGTGCTGTTCAAAGTGCTGAAAACAGTGCACAAAAGACAAAACAGAAGCAGAAAGGATCTAAGGCACAGTTAATAGATCGtaatttgaagagaaggGTTCAGTTACAAGAGCTGGAtgtagaaaaattgaagaaaaagcaGAGTAGGATAAGAAGGCGAGATTTGCAGAAACAGAGAAGAGGTCAGGAGGAGATAAAGCAATTAGCGGAATTGGAGGTCTTGGAAAGGCATAGAAAAGAAGGCAAATTGACGAAGAAAGAAACTAAGCATTTGAATCGACTTGTCAATGTAAATGCTGAAAGAGCTAAATCTTGGGAATTggacgaagatgaaaaggagGATCTTTTAGAATTACAGAAATATATCTTGGAGAAAACGACTAGTGCTAATAGAGTTGCAAAAAGTCAAAAGAGGAgacaaaagaagaagacatTCAATGATAATAAGAAGGGTGTGTCCGCATCTATGGCTCGTAGGTACCCTGGTTTGACACCTGGTTTAGCACCAGTGGATATGagtgatgaagaggaatccagtgaagaggaggaagaggTGGAAATGAAAGAATAG
- the RPL9B gene encoding 60S ribosomal protein uL6 (highly similar to uniprot|P05738 Saccharomyces cerevisiae uniprot|P05738 Saccharomyces cerevisiae YGL147C RPL9A Protein component of the large (60S) ribosomal subunit, nearly identical to Rpl9Bp and has similarity to E. coli L6 and rat L9 ribosomal proteins and to YNL067W uniprot|P51401 Saccharomyces cerevisiae YNL067W RPL9B Protein component of the large (60S) ribosomal subunit, nearly identical to Rpl9Ap and has similarity to E. coli L6 and rat L9 ribosomal proteins) codes for MKFIQTEQFVQIPEGVSVYIKARSIKVVGPRGTLFKDLKHIDVSFSRVSAKLVKITVHNGDRKHVAALRTVKSLVDNLITGVTKGYRYKMRYVYAHFPINVNVVEKDGKKLVEIRNYLGDKQVRHVPVREGVKIEFSKNQKDELILEGNSIENVSQNAADIQQICRARNKDIRKFLDGIYVSEKGVIEDY; via the coding sequence ATGAAATTCATTCAAACTGAACAATTTGTCCAAATACCAGAAGGTGTCAGTGTCTACATCAAGGCTAGAAGCATTAAGGTTGTCGGCCCAAGAGGTACTCTTTTCAAGGATTTGAAACATATCGATGTTTCCTTCTCTAGAGTCAGTGCCAAGTTGGTTAAGATCACCGTCCACAACGGTGACAGGAAGCACGTCGCTGCTTTGAGAACTGTCAAGTCTTTGGTCGACAACTTGATCACTGGTGTTACCAAGGGTTACCGTTACAAGATGAGATATGTGTATGCGCATTTTCCTATCAATGTTAACGTTGTCGAGAAGGACGGTAAGAAATTGGTCGAAATTAGAAACTACTTGGGTGACAAGCAAGTCAGACACGTCCCAGTTAGAGAAGGTGTTAAAATcgaattttccaagaatcAAAAGGATGAATTGATTTTGGAAGGTAACTCCATCGAAAACGTCTCTCAAAACGCTGCTGACATTCAACAAATCTGTCGTGCTAGAAACAAGGATATCAGAAAGTTCTTGGATGGTATCTATGTCTCTGAAAAGGGTGTCATTGAAGACTACTAA
- the STH1 gene encoding RSC chromatin remodeling complex ATPase subunit STH1 (similar to uniprot|P32597 Saccharomyces cerevisiae YIL126W STH1 helicase related protein snf2 homolog) yields MSATTKDPVVNNKVLPVDEPVKKEEDSHSQTQQQQQEEEVIIIPKPVSAEQLEQLIYRYRAIQNRPKENKVEIQAIERTLGEISKDQDLYLYQLERLRNEKKQDVEYDQNLLSRQLLALQFLDKDMDIPDDLLLDERQLDVNGLEDSSVQSLDPVKVSLDFDENAKRLGLQDKFTHVFPTKLGVQSTEGMISSRIAKRISELERLPANLGAYSLEDALEFVTKDDIPSNIDSLKIKALVELKGLKLLTKQKSLRQKLISNVASQAHHNIPYLRDSPVTMAAQRSVQVRNKVIVPQTVRLAEELERQQLLEKRKKERNMHLRKVHRIVEYVNSKQLNTWNYRDRCMQFGKHAQVMHNQIEKEEQKKVERNAKQRLAALKSNDEEAYLKLLDQTKDTRITQLLRQTNSFLDSLAQAVRVQQNEVKIMRGEEVPPITDEEREKVDYYEVAHRVKEKVDKQPSILVGGALKEYQIRGLEWMVSLYNNHLNGILADEMGLGKTIQSISLITYLFEMKKEPGPFLVIVPLSTITNWTLEFEKWAPTLRTVVYKGTPNQRRSLQNQVRSGNFDVLLTTYEYIIKDRSVLAKPDWIHMIIDEGHRMKNSQSKLSYTITHYYHTKNRLILTGTPLQNNLPELWALLNFVLPKIFNSAKTFEDWFNTPFANTGAQEKLELTEEETLLIIRRLHKVLRPFLLRRLKKEVEKDLPDKVETVIKCGSSGLQQQLYQQMLKHNALFVGAGTEGATKGGIKGLNNKIMQLRKICNHPFVFDEVESVINPSRQNTPLLYRVAGKFELLDRVLPKFKASGHRVLMFFQMTQVMDIMEDFLRLRDHKYMRLDGATKTEDRQEMLREFNAENSDYFCFLLSTRAGGLGLNLQSADTVIIFDTDWNPHQDLQAQDRAHRIGQKNEVRILRLITTDSVEEVILERAMQKLDIDGKVIQAGKFDNKSTAEEQEAFLRRLIESESSRDQEDKAELDDEELNEILARGDHEKVLFDKLDQQRIQEEIDQAKAQGLEHPPPRLIEVDELPEIFTEDITNHLETEPVTLGRVRERKQVFYDDGLTEEQFLQAVEDENNTLEEAIQKRREARSKRQKQGKQQETVQEDDEGEPEEQQEQEEEAEIDTLGNTPTEAVDEPFQPEEDAGANEKKPNGKRPSRSSSRKKRTSSAVAAADTVAEDDEMVNSVEEDGGEPQEPEKKKPKLKIKLNLKKTPSTPESIESNEKKPEPKTNKKTKKQEINEFASQVQNLLNSMREQVEESDGHALTSIFEKLPSKREYPDYYAVIEKPVALDTIMRNAKKGTYKSMEDVRRELQQMYDNARFYNEEGSWVYNDAEALEQFTNKWFETA; encoded by the coding sequence ATGAGTGCCACCACGAAGGATCCAGTGGTGAATAACAAAGTTCTGCCGGTGGATGAACCGGTaaagaaggaagaggaTTCACATTCACAGacacaacaacagcaacaagaagaggaagTTATCATTATCCCTAAACCTGTTTCTGCAGAGCAGTTAGAACAGCTGATATATCGTTATAGGGCAATCCAAAACCGCCCCAAAGAAAATAAAGTTGAGATACAAGCTATTGAAAGGACTTTAGGTGAAATATCCAAGGATCAAGACTTGTATTTGTATCAACTAGAGAGACTcagaaatgaaaagaaacaagaTGTGGAATATGACCAAAATCTCTTGAGTAGACAACTACTGGCCTTACAGTTTTTGGATAAAGACATGGATATTCCAGACGATTTGCTTTTAGATGAGAGACAATTGGATGTGAATGGTTTAGAAGATTCGTCCGTACAATCTCTGGATCCAGTTAAGGTTTCATTagattttgatgaaaatgctAAAAGATTAGGTTTGCAAGATAAGTTTACTCACGTTTTCCCCACTAAATTAGGTGTCCAATCTACCGAAGGTAtgatttcatcaagaatTGCTAAAAGAATTAGTGAACTAGAAAGATTACCTGCCAATCTAGGTGCTTATTCATTGGAAGATGCCCTTGAATTTGTTACAAAAGATGATATACCTTCTAACATTGATTCCTTAAAGATCAAAGCTTTAGTTGAGCTGAAAGgtttaaaacttttaacCAAGCAAAAATCATTGAGACAAAAATTAATAAGTAATGTAGCCAGTCAGGCACATCACAATATACCTTACTTGCGTGATTCCCCTGTTACAATGGCAGCTCAAAGATCGGTGCAAGTGAGAAATAAAGTTATAGTACCTCAAACTGTAAGATTggcagaagaattggaaagacaACAACTGTTAGAGAAACGTAAGAAGGAACGTAATATGCATTTGAGAAAAGTTCATCGAATAGTGGAATACGTCAATAGTAAACAGTTGAACACTTGGAACTATCGCGATCGCTGTATGCAATTTGGTAAGCATGCACAGGTGATGCAtaaccaaattgaaaaagagGAGCAGAAGAAGGTAGAGAGAAATGCTAAGCAACGTTTGGCGGCATTAAAATCtaacgatgaagaagcttatttgaaacttttggatCAGACAAAGGATACTAGAATTACCCAGTTGTTGAGGCAAACTAACTCTTTCTTAGACTCATTAGCTCAAGCAGTTAGAGTACAACAAAATGAGGTAAAGATAATGAGGGGTGAAGAAGTACCACCAATcacagatgaagaaagagaaaaggtTGATTATTATGAAGTAGCCCATAGAGTTAAGGAAAAGGTGGACAAGCAGCCGTCAATTCTTGTCGGTGGTGCACTAAAAGAATATCAAATCCGAGGGTTAGAATGGATGGTCTCGCTGTACAATAATCATTTAAATGGTATTTTAGCGGATGAAATGGGGTTAGGTAAAACCATCCAATCGATTTCCTTAATCACTTATTTATTCgaaatgaaaaaggaaCCAGGCCCATTCTTAGTGATTGTACCACTTTCTACCATTACTAACTGGACTTtagaattcgaaaaatggGCACCAACTTTGAGAACTGTGGTTTACAAAGGTACTCCAAACCAAAGACGTAGCTTACAGAATCAAGTCAGATCGGGAAATTTTGACGTTCTTTTAACGACTTACGAGTATATTATCAAAGATCGTTCAGTGTTAGCGAAACCAGATTGGATCCATATGATTATCGATGAAGGTCATAGAATGAAGAACTCACAATCCAAATTGTCCTATACTATTACGCACTACTACCACACAAAGAACAGATTAATTTTAACAGGTACTCCCCTACAGAACAACTTACCTGAATTGTGGGCATTACTAAATTTCGTTTTACCCAAGATTTTCAACTCTGCGAAGACTTTCGAAGATTGGTTTAACACCCCATTTGCGAATACAGGTGCCCAAGAAAAGCTAGAATTAACGGAAGAAGAAACGCTTTTGATTATTCGAAGATTACATAAGGTGTTAAGACCTTTCTTGCTACGTCgtttaaagaaagaagtggaaaaggACTTACCTGACAAAGTTGAAACAGTTATTAAATGTGGATCATCAGGattacaacaacagctTTATCAACAGATGCTTAAGCACAACGCACTTTTTGTGGGTGCCGGTACTGAAGGTGCCACCAAAGGTGGTATTAAGGGTTTGAACAATAAGATTATGCAATTGAGGAAAATTTGTAACCACCCATTCGTGTTCGATGAAGTAGAATCTGTGATTAACCCAAGTAGACAAAATACTCCGCTACTTTATCGAGTTGCtggtaaatttgaattgTTGGATCGTGTGTTACCCAAATTCAAGGCCAGTGGCCATAGAGTATTGAtgtttttccaaatgacGCAAGTTATGGATATCATGGAAGATTTTCTGAGATTAAGGGATCATAAATACATGAGATTGGATGGTGCTACGAAAACAGAAGATAGACAGGAAATGTTACGAGAATTTAATGCAGAAAATTCTGATTATTTCTGTTTTCTGTTGTCCACTAGAGCAGGTGGGTTGGGTTTGAACCTACAAAGTGCTGATACTGTTATCATCTTTGATACAGACTGGAACCCTCATCAAGATTTGCAGGCACAAGATAGAGCTCACAGAATTGGACAAAAGAATGAAGTTAGAATTTTAAGATTGATTACAACTGATTCCGTGGAAGAAGTCATTTTAGAAAGAGCCATGCAGAAGTTGGATATTGATGGTAAAGTTATTCAAGCAGGTAAATTCGATAACAAGTCAACAGCCGAAGAGCAAGAAGCGTTCTTGAGGCGGCTCATTGAAAGCGAATCCAGTAGAGATCAAGAGGATAAGGCTGAACTAGATGACGAGGAGTTGAACGAAATTTTGGCTCGTGGTGATCATGAAAAGGTCCTTTTCGATAAATTAGATCAACAAAGAATTcaggaagaaattgaccAAGCAAAAGCTCAAGGATTGGAACATCCACCCCCAAGGTTAATTGAAGTTGACGAATTACCCGAAATATTCACGGAGGACATCACCAACCATTTGGAAACTGAACCCGTTACTCTTGGTAGAGTAAGAGAGAGAAAGCAAGTGTTTTACGATGATGGCTTAACGGAAGAACAGTTTTTACAGGCagtggaagatgaaaaCAATACCCTAGAGGAAGCAATTCAGAAAAGGCGTGAAGCTAGATCTAAACGTCAAAAACAGGGTAAACAACAGGAAACTGTTCAAGAAGACGATGAGGGAGAACCTGAAGAACagcaagaacaagaagaagaagccGAAATTGATACTTTGGGGAACACTCCAACTGAAGCTGTCGATGAACCATTTCAGCCTGAAGAAGATGCCGGTGCCAACGAAAAGAAACCTAACGGTAAGCGCCCATCTAGATCTAGCAGTAGAAAAAAGCGCACAAGCtctgctgttgctgctgctgacACCGTGgctgaagatgatgaaatggtGAATTctgtggaagaagatggtggAGAACCTCAAGAGCcggagaagaagaaacctaaattgaaaatcaagctcaatttgaaaaagacaCCTTCTACCCCGGAAAGTATTGAGagtaatgaaaagaaaccCGAGCCTAAAACCAAtaagaagacgaagaagcaagaaattaatgaatttgCCAGCCAAGTGCAGAATTTGTTAAATAGCATGCGTGAACaagttgaagaatctgaTGGACATGCTTTGACCAgtatctttgaaaaattaccatcCAAGAGGGAGTACCCCGATTATTACGCAGTAATTGAAAAGCCTGTTGCACTGGATACAATCATGAGAAACGCCAAGAAGGGTACCTATAAGAGCATGGAAGATGTGAGACGGGAGCTACAACAAATGTACGATAATGCTCGTTTTTACAACGAAGAAGGATCATGGGTATACAATGATGCCGAAGCATTGGAACAATTTACCAACAAGTGGTTTGAGACCGCTTAA